A window of the bacterium genome harbors these coding sequences:
- a CDS encoding GNAT family N-acetyltransferase has protein sequence MTPKRGREAILRPAVGADAAEIAEVFLAARHEALPYLPTIHSDEETRRWIPEVVMRRSAVWVAELDGAIVGFLSLTGDHLDHLYVRPGFYRQGIGDRLLAQAKAMSPRRLRLFTFQRNDRARAFYEARGFAPIEWTNGAGNEEREPDVLYEWAPSGPPAGAG, from the coding sequence ATGACCCCCAAGCGTGGCCGGGAGGCGATCCTGCGGCCGGCGGTCGGCGCCGACGCGGCGGAGATCGCCGAGGTGTTCCTCGCCGCCCGCCACGAGGCGCTGCCCTACCTGCCCACGATCCACAGCGACGAGGAGACGCGCCGCTGGATCCCCGAGGTGGTGATGCGCCGCAGCGCGGTCTGGGTCGCCGAACTCGACGGGGCGATCGTCGGGTTTCTATCATTGACCGGCGACCACCTCGACCACCTCTACGTCCGGCCCGGCTTTTACCGGCAGGGGATCGGGGACCGGCTGCTCGCCCAGGCCAAGGCGATGAGCCCAAGGCGGCTGCGGCTGTTCACGTTCCAGCGGAACGATCGCGCGCGGGCGTTCTACGAGGCGAGGGGGTTCGCGCCGATCGAGTGGACCAACGGGGCAGGCAACGAGGAGCGGGAACCCGACGTCCTCTACGAGTGGGCGCCCTCGGGTCCCCCCGCCGGGGCGGGGTGA
- a CDS encoding cytochrome C oxidase subunit IV family protein: MTDETQGLSRLYLTAWLVLIAITALEMSTVLVFHISAGTRVVILIVLALMKASLIGAYYMGLRFERLAMAYIAILPLILLLLMLLAVVPDAALLLPRH; this comes from the coding sequence ATGACGGATGAAACGCAGGGCCTGAGCCGGCTCTACCTCACCGCCTGGTTGGTCCTCATCGCCATCACCGCCCTCGAGATGAGCACGGTGTTGGTCTTTCACATCTCGGCGGGGACCCGCGTCGTCATCTTGATCGTGTTGGCCCTGATGAAGGCGAGCCTGATCGGCGCCTATTACATGGGCCTGCGCTTCGAGCGGCTGGCGATGGCCTACATCGCGATCCTGCCGTTGATCCTGCTCCTCCTGATGCTGCTCGCGGTCGTCCCTGACGCCGCCCTGCTCCTGCCGCGCCACTAA